In Candidatus Eisenbacteria bacterium, one genomic interval encodes:
- a CDS encoding choice-of-anchor Q domain-containing protein: protein MIRTLLVTTVTFLLCFSLGWGALVTPMGAKAPCRITCASGTFPPGFARNHSTGSIEGKPTESGILRLTLHLADTRGAGRTTSGKVNVKVGRILTVGEHGTFNGFEGIQMALNAAQDGDEIRVERGVYGGTGLLVPENKVWQHGIRISGGWDETFREATKDAGTTVLQGKGGENRILTISESIHRGKVILENLTFRDGSGGAVKTVSVTPTVFINCSFDYNSVTGSKLDLSTRALAYMQLGSGGAVEGSASFTDCMFWKNSAEHYGGAVDGDGTYANCTFVGNSAGFGGAVSGSGTFTRCVFKNNSASGAKQVEAGTGLGLGEKYVGMGGAAKGDGFFVSCAFARNSADHGGAASGSATFINCTFCDNKAEDKGGGIEGGGSVINSVFYKNVAAAEDNDIAATSNIDIDFCLLNYLAGAADYGHNNIMGDPKFVNAESGDLHLLADSPCINVGSLSPELKKRLGKLLLDLDGKPRVVGGKIDMGAYEWQGQR from the coding sequence ATGATCCGAACACTACTCGTCACGACTGTAACTTTCCTTCTGTGCTTCTCTCTCGGCTGGGGGGCTCTGGTAACCCCTATGGGTGCCAAAGCTCCATGCAGAATCACTTGTGCGTCGGGTACCTTTCCTCCCGGATTTGCCCGGAACCATAGCACGGGCAGTATTGAAGGAAAGCCCACCGAATCCGGCATATTGAGATTGACCCTCCATCTGGCGGATACTCGTGGCGCAGGAAGAACAACTTCGGGAAAAGTTAATGTCAAAGTTGGGAGAATCCTCACTGTTGGGGAGCACGGAACCTTCAATGGCTTCGAGGGAATCCAGATGGCGTTGAATGCGGCACAAGACGGGGATGAGATAAGAGTTGAGCGCGGAGTCTACGGGGGGACAGGGCTTCTTGTTCCAGAAAACAAGGTTTGGCAGCATGGGATCAGAATCTCGGGCGGGTGGGATGAAACCTTCAGAGAGGCAACCAAGGATGCGGGAACTACAGTTCTTCAGGGGAAAGGTGGAGAAAATAGAATTCTTACCATATCTGAGTCGATTCACAGAGGGAAAGTGATTCTAGAGAACCTGACCTTCAGAGATGGCAGTGGAGGGGCAGTGAAGACAGTGAGCGTGACACCGACTGTTTTCATTAACTGTTCTTTTGACTACAACTCCGTTACAGGCTCTAAGCTTGATCTCTCAACTCGAGCGCTAGCCTACATGCAACTTGGGAGTGGTGGTGCGGTTGAAGGGAGCGCGAGTTTCACTGACTGCATGTTTTGGAAGAATTCGGCGGAGCACTACGGTGGTGCTGTGGACGGCGATGGGACTTATGCGAACTGCACATTCGTTGGGAATTCGGCAGGTTTCGGTGGTGCGGTGTCTGGGAGTGGAACTTTTACGCGTTGCGTCTTCAAGAACAACTCGGCTTCTGGCGCAAAGCAAGTTGAGGCCGGAACAGGTCTTGGACTGGGCGAGAAGTACGTTGGCATGGGTGGCGCAGCGAAGGGTGATGGGTTTTTTGTTTCCTGTGCCTTCGCGCGTAATTCAGCTGATCACGGAGGAGCGGCGAGCGGTAGCGCAACCTTCATCAACTGTACTTTTTGTGACAACAAGGCGGAAGACAAGGGAGGTGGAATTGAAGGTGGAGGTAGTGTCATCAACAGTGTTTTCTACAAGAATGTTGCTGCTGCAGAAGACAATGATATTGCGGCGACATCCAACATAGACATAGATTTTTGTCTCCTCAACTACCTCGCGGGAGCAGCGGATTATGGCCACAACAACATCATGGGTGATCCGAAATTCGTTAACGCGGAGAGCGGTGATTTGCACCTGCTCGCCGATTCGCCTTGCATCAACGTTGGCAGCTTATCCCCTGAATTGAAAAAGAGACTCGGAAAGCTCCTCCTTGATCTTGATGGCAAGCCAAGAGTTGTCGGTGGCAAAATAGACATGGGAGCCTATGAGTGGCAAGGTCAACGTTAG
- a CDS encoding DUF86 domain-containing protein codes for MKHDEVFVKHILEEVDFILEKSKNLEYEVLLRDETLKRAFLRSLEVIGEAAKNVSPDFAKTHSEIEWRALAGLRDKLIHQYFGVKLDIVWDVIKNKLPRLKEQIENIGRSYGV; via the coding sequence TTGAAACATGACGAGGTCTTCGTAAAGCACATACTTGAAGAAGTGGACTTCATTTTGGAAAAGAGTAAGAACTTGGAATACGAAGTTCTCCTGAGAGACGAAACTCTGAAGAGAGCGTTTTTGAGAAGTCTGGAAGTGATTGGAGAGGCGGCCAAGAATGTCTCTCCTGATTTTGCGAAAACTCATTCGGAGATCGAATGGCGAGCGCTAGCTGGTCTGAGAGACAAGCTGATACATCAATATTTCGGTGTGAAATTGGACATTGTCTGGGATGTAATCAAAAACAAACTGCCCAGGCTAAAGGAGCAGATTGAAAATATCGGCAGGAGTTATGGGGTATGA
- a CDS encoding nucleotidyltransferase family protein, producing MRVRMTKEEIKRILSANKEVLKRYKVESIALFGSYVRNEQREDSDIDLLVELKEPTYDNFINLVFSLEELFGKDVNLILEGGLSPYIEPYVKKEAERIET from the coding sequence ATGCGTGTGAGAATGACAAAGGAAGAGATCAAGCGGATTTTGTCAGCAAATAAAGAGGTCCTGAAAAGATACAAGGTGGAATCTATTGCGCTCTTTGGTTCCTATGTCAGAAACGAGCAGAGAGAGGACAGTGACATAGACCTCCTTGTAGAGCTCAAAGAACCAACCTATGACAATTTCATTAATCTTGTTTTCTCTTTGGAAGAACTGTTCGGGAAAGACGTGAATTTGATTCTTGAGGGCGGGTTGAGTCCCTACATCGAGCCTTACGTGAAAAAGGAGGCAGAACGAATTGAAACATGA
- a CDS encoding GNAT family N-acetyltransferase, with protein MIELKVEKDFETYSQFLADPKATVFHSVEWLKFASESFPGSSLEVFTFLKDGKPMSVIPSLRRKVGPFRFSYSLPWGTYGSPLFLEPAGADDLWAMLSLLGTANTHRVYLVDFWNRLPQVPNFVRQELITHLIELPENYENLWEKVYDKTQRETQRQARRRDCAVHRVSSEDELKEFHTLHASLMTRKKAEAFSLDFFKRLLRELGPSGTACFYLVRVGGEPASCVVVIAGKEMAVAWIAGGDNKFLWNRPLNLMYDAVLQDLISRKVRLFNFGASPPEARGLRSFKESFGGKPYSYFVFDRKKFWLKPLLALKKRG; from the coding sequence ATGATTGAACTCAAGGTTGAGAAAGACTTCGAGACATACAGTCAATTTCTCGCCGACCCCAAAGCCACTGTCTTCCACTCGGTAGAATGGCTGAAGTTTGCCTCAGAAAGTTTCCCCGGTTCGTCGTTGGAGGTGTTTACATTCCTGAAGGACGGCAAGCCGATGAGCGTGATCCCCTCTCTCAGAAGAAAAGTCGGGCCATTCAGGTTCAGCTATTCACTCCCCTGGGGAACCTATGGGAGTCCGTTGTTCCTTGAGCCGGCCGGCGCGGATGACCTGTGGGCGATGCTTTCCCTCCTCGGAACAGCCAATACGCACCGCGTGTACCTAGTAGATTTCTGGAATCGCCTGCCGCAAGTCCCGAATTTCGTGAGACAGGAGCTAATCACGCACCTTATCGAACTTCCCGAAAATTATGAAAACCTCTGGGAGAAAGTTTACGACAAGACACAGAGGGAGACACAGAGACAGGCAAGGAGAAGAGATTGCGCGGTCCACAGAGTGTCAAGCGAAGATGAGTTGAAAGAGTTTCACACACTTCATGCGAGTCTTATGACAAGGAAAAAGGCGGAGGCATTCTCGCTGGATTTCTTCAAACGGCTTCTCAGGGAATTGGGCCCCAGCGGAACTGCATGCTTCTATCTGGTGAGAGTCGGCGGTGAACCGGCAAGCTGCGTTGTTGTGATTGCGGGAAAGGAAATGGCGGTCGCCTGGATTGCCGGCGGAGACAACAAATTCTTGTGGAACAGACCACTCAACCTTATGTACGATGCTGTCCTTCAAGACCTGATTTCGAGGAAGGTGAGACTTTTCAATTTCGGGGCATCTCCACCCGAGGCTCGCGGATTGAGAAGCTTCAAGGAGAGCTTCGGCGGGAAACCCTACTCCTACTTTGTCTTTGACAGAAAGAAGTTCTGGCTCAAACCCCTGCTTGCGCTGAAGAAACGTGGCTGA
- the lpdA gene encoding dihydrolipoyl dehydrogenase, translated as MVVVGGGPAGYVGALRASRLGMKTVLVEERQIGGVCLNQGCIPTKTLLATARVLSHLKEAERFGISGRIEAQIDLMKLRSRKETVVKGVVTGVENLLRNSGVEVIRGRGTLLPGRRLHISGGSGKEGSSEAEIQGGKILLAVGSTSMGLPAAPFDGKEIVSAEMLLDKFEIPGEILIVGGGAIGCEFAQMFSAFGSKVYLAEMMKNLLPGMDKELSELTEREMKKRNVELLLGEKLEKTSREGDNIVSKFTSGKKIKAKKVLLALGRQILGRGIGLEEKGISFGGKGEIRVDERFETAGEGVFAAGDCIGRAMLAHAASMEAICAVENIAGKKRELDYSLVPNCIFMEPEIAAVGMTEDEAAAKGFQTIPGRFLTRGLGRAHADGELSGFVKVLSDRKTGKILGVHVASSRASEFIHEAAVAMKCGMTAKELGETVHAHPTFSEVLMEACLDVSGDAIHKPAPRLGPLPKGERK; from the coding sequence CTGGTCGTTGTGGGTGGCGGGCCGGCCGGCTACGTTGGTGCCCTCAGAGCTTCGAGACTCGGCATGAAGACTGTGCTGGTCGAAGAAAGGCAAATCGGCGGCGTGTGTCTCAATCAGGGATGCATACCCACGAAGACACTTCTTGCCACGGCAAGAGTCCTGTCGCATCTGAAGGAAGCCGAACGCTTCGGGATTTCTGGCCGGATTGAAGCACAAATAGATCTCATGAAGCTCAGGTCACGAAAAGAAACCGTCGTGAAGGGAGTCGTAACCGGAGTCGAAAATCTTCTCAGGAACTCGGGCGTGGAGGTAATAAGAGGAAGGGGAACGCTTCTTCCAGGCAGGAGACTTCACATATCAGGAGGTTCCGGCAAGGAAGGAAGCTCTGAAGCTGAAATCCAGGGTGGGAAGATTCTTCTTGCAGTAGGTTCAACCTCCATGGGGCTCCCCGCGGCGCCTTTTGACGGGAAAGAAATTGTCTCCGCCGAGATGCTTTTGGATAAGTTTGAAATCCCCGGTGAGATTCTTATAGTGGGTGGGGGAGCAATCGGCTGCGAGTTTGCACAGATGTTCTCGGCATTCGGCTCGAAGGTTTATCTGGCAGAGATGATGAAGAACCTTCTTCCGGGAATGGATAAAGAGCTTTCTGAGCTCACCGAGAGGGAGATGAAGAAGAGAAATGTGGAGCTCCTGCTGGGCGAAAAATTGGAAAAGACTTCAAGAGAGGGAGATAACATCGTCTCCAAGTTTACAAGCGGGAAAAAAATCAAGGCGAAGAAAGTGCTTCTTGCTCTCGGAAGGCAAATACTTGGCCGTGGGATCGGGCTTGAGGAAAAAGGAATATCCTTTGGAGGAAAAGGAGAGATCAGGGTAGATGAAAGATTCGAGACGGCAGGCGAAGGTGTTTTCGCGGCGGGCGACTGCATTGGACGAGCGATGCTTGCACATGCTGCTTCAATGGAAGCCATCTGCGCCGTTGAGAATATTGCCGGCAAGAAAAGAGAGCTCGACTACTCGCTTGTGCCAAACTGCATTTTCATGGAGCCGGAGATTGCAGCCGTCGGAATGACAGAAGATGAAGCCGCTGCAAAGGGTTTTCAGACGATCCCGGGCCGCTTTCTGACCAGGGGACTGGGAAGAGCCCATGCAGACGGTGAACTCTCGGGTTTTGTCAAGGTCTTATCCGACAGGAAGACCGGGAAAATCCTTGGAGTTCACGTGGCTTCGTCCAGAGCGTCGGAATTCATTCACGAAGCAGCAGTCGCGATGAAATGTGGTATGACTGCGAAAGAACTTGGCGAGACCGTCCACGCTCATCCGACTTTCTCGGAGGTCTTGATGGAGGCGTGCCTCGACGTGTCCGGTGATGCAATCCACAAGCCTGCCCCTCGCCTTGGTCCTCTCCCCAAGGGGGAGAGGAAATGA
- a CDS encoding 4Fe-4S dicluster domain-containing protein, whose protein sequence is MDFGEFLKPPKKSTLEDKLFLVKFKVDKEPHLKIIDSNVCTTVCKEQGCLYVCPVQNYTLQDEKVNLSWEGCVECGSCRVTCKFDNIDWKYPRGGFGVLFRLG, encoded by the coding sequence ATGGATTTCGGTGAGTTCCTGAAGCCGCCAAAGAAATCAACGCTTGAGGATAAGCTCTTTCTTGTGAAGTTCAAGGTGGACAAAGAGCCTCACCTCAAGATAATCGATTCCAACGTGTGCACAACGGTTTGCAAAGAGCAGGGATGCCTCTACGTGTGTCCCGTGCAGAACTACACCCTCCAGGATGAAAAGGTGAATCTTTCATGGGAGGGGTGTGTTGAATGCGGTTCCTGCCGCGTGACGTGCAAATTCGACAACATAGATTGGAAATATCCACGAGGTGGGTTTGGAGTACTTTTCAGACTCGGATGA
- a CDS encoding FAD-dependent oxidoreductase, whose translation MRVDEKFDCIVVGAGPAGIAAAFTLAKAGLQVVVLERGERPGSKNVMGGVLYSTILNKLVPEFWKEAPVERHVVRKKFSLLGSQTETAFLFSSEAYNVPPYNNSFTVLRGKFDEWFAKKAEEAGAMVFPGVVVDDLISENGKIAGVRCRGEGGELRADCVICAEGANSLLVRKLGLRPKFESDKMVVGVKEVLGLPREVIEDRFALDGDEGCDYAYFGDAVQGSLGGGFIYTNKDSLSVGIACSIRSVEKQHIRPFELIEHFKNHPCVRNLLRGGELLEYSAHMIPEGGVKHVTKLHAPGFLVVGDAAGFVNPSFYHEGSNLAMASGVMAAETVIEAKKKGDFSDAVMQLYKEKLDSSFVMKDLKKFSRIPEFGHKNPELFQKYPNIFGDLLTELFAVSETPKSEVQKDVVGRFRKNIGLLRFGRKLWQLMRAAR comes from the coding sequence GTGAGGGTGGACGAGAAGTTCGATTGCATAGTCGTCGGAGCAGGTCCTGCCGGCATCGCCGCAGCATTCACCCTTGCAAAGGCGGGGCTTCAGGTTGTCGTCCTCGAACGGGGAGAACGCCCCGGCTCGAAAAATGTCATGGGTGGCGTTCTCTATTCCACCATCCTCAACAAGCTCGTGCCTGAATTCTGGAAAGAGGCGCCGGTCGAACGGCATGTAGTAAGAAAGAAGTTTTCTCTTCTCGGGTCCCAGACCGAGACGGCATTTCTGTTTAGTTCCGAGGCATATAACGTCCCTCCCTACAACAACTCATTCACGGTCCTGAGAGGCAAGTTTGATGAGTGGTTTGCCAAAAAGGCGGAAGAAGCCGGCGCGATGGTTTTTCCTGGCGTTGTTGTGGATGACCTGATTTCAGAGAATGGAAAAATCGCCGGCGTACGATGCAGGGGAGAAGGAGGGGAGCTCAGAGCTGATTGCGTCATCTGTGCCGAGGGGGCGAACTCACTTCTCGTGCGGAAACTTGGTCTGAGGCCAAAGTTTGAAAGCGACAAGATGGTCGTGGGCGTGAAAGAGGTGCTGGGACTTCCAAGAGAAGTGATCGAAGACAGGTTTGCTCTGGACGGGGACGAAGGTTGTGACTACGCGTACTTCGGAGATGCAGTTCAGGGAAGTCTTGGAGGAGGATTCATCTACACGAACAAGGACAGTCTTTCAGTCGGAATCGCTTGCTCTATCCGCTCCGTTGAGAAACAGCACATAAGGCCGTTTGAGCTCATCGAGCATTTCAAAAACCACCCGTGTGTCAGGAATCTTCTGAGAGGCGGAGAGCTGCTTGAATACTCAGCCCACATGATTCCGGAAGGCGGGGTGAAGCATGTGACGAAGCTTCATGCACCCGGGTTCCTGGTGGTCGGAGATGCCGCCGGATTTGTGAATCCTTCCTTCTACCATGAAGGCTCAAATCTCGCGATGGCTTCCGGTGTCATGGCAGCCGAGACAGTCATCGAGGCGAAGAAGAAGGGAGATTTTTCGGACGCGGTGATGCAGCTCTACAAGGAGAAACTTGACAGCAGTTTTGTTATGAAAGACTTGAAGAAGTTCAGCAGAATCCCTGAATTTGGTCACAAGAATCCGGAATTGTTTCAGAAATATCCGAACATTTTCGGCGATCTCTTGACTGAGCTCTTCGCCGTTTCCGAAACGCCTAAGTCAGAAGTCCAGAAGGATGTGGTCGGACGTTTCCGCAAGAATATTGGTCTTCTCAGGTTTGGAAGAAAGCTCTGGCAGCTTATGAGGGCAGCCAGGTAA
- a CDS encoding glutaredoxin family protein, whose product MNAEVVIYTKTGCPYCKAAKEDFEKRGIQYSEINVTENPREIDKLLKLSGGKRLVPVIVEKGNVKVGWGGA is encoded by the coding sequence ATGAACGCCGAAGTTGTAATCTACACAAAAACCGGTTGCCCTTATTGCAAGGCGGCAAAGGAGGATTTCGAGAAGAGAGGAATTCAATACAGTGAAATAAACGTGACAGAGAACCCTCGTGAAATCGACAAACTTCTCAAGCTCTCGGGCGGGAAAAGGCTTGTCCCGGTAATCGTCGAAAAAGGAAATGTGAAGGTTGGCTGGGGCGGGGCCTGA
- a CDS encoding radical SAM protein, protein MIGVTRLLCGIDAPSDTLRYGRKSADSPLSPTQFSADRRPIVIWNMTNRCNLHCIHCYSESKDRVYAGELTTDEGEKFINDLAEFRVPVLLFSGGEPLLRKDIFRLGSHAVEKGIRVVISTNGTLITGNVAAAIRKTGFSYVGVSLDGMRSTNDKFRGKKGGFDEALEGIRNLKNEGVKVGLRFTLNKHNLKDLGGILELLEKESIPRACFYHLVYAGRGSKLVEDDLTHDETRKAVNLIFDKAIEFCDKKLEIELLTVDNHTDGVYLLKRVCSESPERAEEVYELLLWNGGNSSGIAVADVDYLGNVHPDQFWTHYSLGNVRKRTFGDIWTDTSDPLLRGLKDRKHLLKGKCGSCAFLDICNGNFRVRAEAVFGDVWAEDPACYLTEEELRTNPLALRRERRS, encoded by the coding sequence ATGATCGGAGTGACAAGACTCCTTTGCGGCATAGACGCACCTTCGGATACCCTGAGGTACGGGCGAAAAAGCGCAGACTCTCCATTAAGTCCTACGCAGTTCTCCGCAGACAGAAGACCAATCGTCATCTGGAACATGACCAATAGGTGCAATCTTCATTGCATCCACTGTTACTCTGAATCAAAGGATAGGGTGTATGCGGGCGAGCTCACGACAGATGAAGGTGAGAAATTCATTAATGACCTTGCTGAATTCCGAGTCCCGGTCCTCTTGTTCTCCGGCGGCGAACCGCTTCTGAGGAAGGACATATTCAGACTTGGCAGTCATGCAGTCGAGAAAGGGATAAGAGTCGTTATCTCGACAAACGGAACGTTGATCACAGGTAATGTCGCAGCCGCGATAAGAAAGACAGGGTTTTCGTATGTCGGGGTAAGTCTTGACGGGATGAGATCAACGAACGACAAGTTCAGAGGCAAGAAAGGCGGATTCGACGAGGCACTTGAGGGCATAAGGAACTTGAAGAACGAAGGGGTGAAGGTCGGCCTGAGATTCACATTGAACAAGCACAATTTGAAAGATCTGGGAGGAATTCTCGAACTCCTGGAAAAGGAGTCGATCCCAAGAGCATGTTTCTATCATCTTGTTTACGCAGGAAGGGGCTCAAAGCTTGTTGAAGATGACTTGACGCACGATGAGACGAGGAAAGCAGTGAATCTTATCTTTGACAAGGCCATCGAGTTCTGTGACAAAAAGCTGGAGATTGAGCTCCTGACAGTGGACAATCACACGGACGGAGTTTACCTCCTTAAGAGAGTTTGCTCGGAGAGCCCCGAAAGGGCCGAGGAGGTCTATGAGCTTCTCCTCTGGAATGGAGGGAACAGCAGCGGCATCGCGGTTGCCGACGTCGATTATCTCGGCAATGTTCATCCTGACCAATTCTGGACACACTACAGTCTCGGCAACGTGAGGAAGAGGACGTTTGGAGATATCTGGACTGACACGAGCGACCCTCTTCTTCGCGGGCTAAAAGATAGGAAGCATCTGCTGAAAGGAAAGTGCGGAAGCTGTGCTTTCCTTGATATCTGCAACGGGAACTTTAGAGTGAGGGCCGAGGCGGTCTTCGGCGACGTATGGGCTGAGGATCCCGCGTGTTACCTGACAGAGGAGGAACTGCGCACGAACCCTCTGGCGTTAAGAAGGGAGAGGAGATCATGA
- a CDS encoding leucyl aminopeptidase, with amino-acid sequence MKTSFKLASVSEVSCDAIGLPLFQGWKKPDSNFLEVDKKSNGFVQQILKEEGFKGKEGEVLVIHMRGEVGAKRVLVLGLGSNEKFTKDTVRRAAGTFARKAQALKLKKIALPLIGQEKFGPGDSAHAIVEGALLGTYSFKKYKTENDENSFPEELVLVDRDKRKAVRAKDGLKFGEIFSKATCLARNLANEPASSLTPTDLATIARKIAQDAGVTCSILTKKEIEKLGMGGLIGVSKGSVEEPRFIALSYKPKGKSAKKVALIGKGITFDSGGLSLKPADAMEKMKNDMSGAATVLGVFSAIKEIRPKYEVLGIIAATENMPSGSALKPGDVLRIMNGKTVEVVNTDAEGRLILADALFYAVKEGADELIDIATLTKACSIALGPQITGVMSNNKALLKRVISAADRAGEKFWELPLEQEYRDTLRSDIADMKNSGGREGGAVIAGLFLKEFVDEKPWVHLDIAGPSWVEKDEPTCSKGPSGVGVRTFLTYLSSK; translated from the coding sequence ATGAAGACAAGTTTCAAGTTGGCATCCGTCTCAGAAGTTTCTTGCGATGCAATCGGACTTCCTTTGTTTCAGGGATGGAAGAAACCGGATTCGAATTTTCTCGAAGTCGATAAGAAATCCAACGGATTCGTCCAACAGATCCTCAAAGAGGAAGGATTCAAAGGCAAAGAGGGAGAAGTCCTTGTTATCCACATGAGAGGAGAGGTTGGAGCAAAGAGAGTGCTTGTTCTTGGTCTGGGCAGCAACGAGAAGTTCACGAAGGACACGGTTAGAAGAGCTGCGGGAACATTTGCCAGAAAAGCCCAGGCGCTGAAGCTCAAGAAGATTGCGCTTCCTCTCATAGGCCAGGAGAAATTCGGGCCGGGAGACAGTGCTCACGCTATTGTTGAAGGCGCTCTTCTCGGGACCTATTCATTCAAAAAGTACAAGACTGAGAATGATGAGAATTCGTTTCCCGAGGAATTGGTGCTTGTTGACAGAGACAAAAGAAAAGCGGTTCGCGCAAAAGATGGTCTCAAGTTCGGCGAAATATTCTCAAAGGCAACGTGCCTTGCGAGAAACCTTGCCAATGAGCCGGCTTCCTCTCTCACGCCGACAGACCTTGCTACAATTGCCCGGAAGATCGCTCAGGATGCCGGGGTGACTTGCAGCATTCTCACGAAGAAAGAGATTGAGAAGCTGGGTATGGGTGGACTGATCGGAGTCTCGAAGGGAAGTGTTGAGGAACCGAGATTCATCGCGCTCTCCTACAAGCCGAAGGGGAAGTCAGCAAAGAAAGTCGCGCTTATCGGGAAAGGCATAACTTTCGATTCTGGAGGACTTTCCCTGAAGCCGGCCGATGCCATGGAGAAGATGAAAAACGATATGTCTGGTGCTGCGACCGTGCTCGGTGTTTTCAGCGCCATCAAAGAGATAAGGCCGAAGTACGAAGTTCTTGGGATCATAGCGGCAACTGAGAACATGCCTTCTGGTTCGGCGTTGAAGCCGGGAGATGTCTTACGCATAATGAACGGGAAGACCGTCGAAGTGGTAAACACTGACGCTGAAGGCAGACTCATACTGGCCGACGCCCTTTTCTATGCAGTCAAAGAAGGTGCGGATGAGCTGATTGATATCGCAACTCTGACGAAGGCCTGCTCAATAGCGCTCGGCCCTCAAATAACCGGTGTGATGTCAAACAACAAGGCGCTCCTCAAGAGAGTCATCTCGGCGGCCGACCGGGCGGGTGAAAAGTTCTGGGAGCTTCCGCTTGAGCAGGAATACAGAGATACGCTTCGAAGCGATATTGCTGACATGAAGAATTCAGGCGGGAGAGAAGGCGGAGCAGTGATCGCGGGGCTTTTCCTCAAGGAGTTTGTGGATGAAAAGCCATGGGTGCATCTTGATATCGCCGGGCCTTCATGGGTGGAGAAAGACGAACCCACTTGTTCAAAGGGACCTTCGGGCGTGGGCGTGAGGACTTTCCTTACCTATCTTTCGTCCAAGTGA